In the genome of Saccharomonospora viridis DSM 43017, one region contains:
- a CDS encoding type I-E CRISPR-associated protein Cas6/Cse3/CasE, whose product MPTYLTKITTPKSVTRDIHRTHKILTTAVCPPNITTPGRVATRLLHRVERGGREILAQSATPLDPTRLEGGCVIAGTKLLDPLLDHLDNGTVVRYKITANPVHAPNRVRRPITDPDRILAWWHRTADRIGLVLDSTALLDTAKTSGMRRDQRVVVQTATMEGVATIRDVDTVRDAIVLGVGHARAYGCGLLSVVPLE is encoded by the coding sequence ATGCCCACCTACCTCACCAAAATCACCACACCAAAATCCGTCACCCGCGACATCCACCGCACCCACAAAATCCTCACCACCGCCGTCTGCCCACCCAACATCACCACTCCAGGCCGCGTCGCAACCCGCCTCTTGCATCGAGTCGAGCGGGGTGGACGCGAAATCCTGGCTCAATCAGCAACACCACTCGATCCGACACGTCTCGAGGGCGGTTGCGTCATCGCCGGAACAAAACTCCTGGATCCACTGCTGGACCACCTCGACAACGGAACTGTGGTGCGGTACAAGATCACCGCCAACCCCGTCCATGCGCCCAACCGTGTGAGACGTCCGATCACCGATCCTGACCGGATCCTCGCCTGGTGGCATCGCACCGCTGATCGCATCGGTCTCGTACTGGACTCCACGGCACTCCTCGACACCGCGAAGACAAGCGGTATGCGGCGGGACCAGAGGGTTGTGGTGCAGACCGCCACCATGGAGGGGGTCGCCACGATCCGCGATGTCGACACAGTTCGGGACGCCATAGTGCTCGGTGTTGGGCATGCGCGCGCGTATGGCTGTGGGCTGCTGTCTGTTGTCCCCCTTGAATAG